GACGAAGAAGAACTATTGTCACGGGAATGTAAAATCGACGATCCAATGGATTGATCTGATAGTTCGCCTGCCGAATATTCTGAGGACGAAGATACGACCTCTTTGCGCTTGCGATATTGCTTTTTTCGTTGTCTACGCATTCGCTCCCGTGATTTGTGTTGCATAGCATTTTTGGGTAATGGCAAAGGAGGAAATTCAGGTTGCAAATCTGTTTGGACGCTGATTGTACAGGTTTGCTTGCGTATTCTATCCTTACGTAAGTGCATAATAATTTTATCTTCGCCATGATGTTCTGGCGTTAACAGTACATTAGAATCATCCTTATTTTCCACCGGCAAGGTTTTCTTTACAACTACGTCTTGGATACTGGCAATAAGGGAATTTGTAGATATTGTACGATTCTCGTTGGCCTTTACCTTCTGGAAGGTGTTAGATATAGTGCAAAGTAGTGCAGAAGATTTCAGTAAAGATCTGGTGGCATTGTTAACAGTCTGCGAACATGGATTGGATGTAGGAGGTATAGAAATTTCGGTATTACAGCTGGCAGAGATAATAATGATTTCTTCATAATCAGGATGGCTTTTGGAAGAGTGAATTGATAAATTGAGATTTACTCCCTCATTTAAATATGGCGAATCTTTTACAATTTCTCGAAGCGGCAATAGTTTCGTAACTTTTGGAACCTTTGCAGAAATAGTTGAATCAATAATGCGCATTTGCTGAGCTTTCTTTAATTCCTGCATGCGCAAAACTTTATTCTTAGCCTCTGTAATGGGATCAACAACCGTTTTCTGCGGATTATTTTTTTCCTCCTTAAGACTTTTTACGACTGATATAACCTCATCGCTATGTTTTACCGTTACATTTGTTAAATTATTTGACACACTCTTTACATTGCAGCTTATTGATGATGTTGACTTTTGTTCCAATTTTGCTATTTTGTTAGATTCCAACGCAATGTTATCTTGCATGATGGCCGTAGGAACATCTCCCCGCCTCTTTTTGTATTCTTCCAAGTTTAGTTTTCTCTTTACAGCGTGTGCCGCCTTTTGTGCAGGGGTTTCTCCATTCCACTTAATAGATTGAATGGATGGCGATATTGGCGACAACTTCTTTTCTGTATTAATTTGAATCTTCCGGTATGTAGAATTTTCTTCGGAACTATGTTCTGATATATTGAGACTATCATGCCTCAGCAACGCCAAATTTTTTCCTCCCATACCAATGCCAGTCTTTCGTTCAATAACAGATTCATTTGGCTTTattgttttggaattttttgtggttttttgaACTACATTTGTTTTACATTTACTAAATTTGCCTTTTAATAAATCGCATTGTTTTTTATTCGGCACAAAAGTGATATTTCGTACTAGATTTTGCTTGTTTATGGTAGTTTGTCTTTCCTAGAgaagataaaaaattttgatattaaataTGAGAAAAAAAGATATGATAGTTGATTTAAATTTGGTATAAGATCTATTTAAGCATTTAAAAATACTTATGTCAAGTCATAATCGCCTAATATACAAATTTTACGCAGAatggtttttattgaaaaattcctGATTAACAAGTGACAGTACGCAAACACATTGACATGAGGAAGACTATTTTTCCGTTACTTAATCGTGTCGTGTTGCCACACAAGACCAAATGTTGTACAGCCAAGAAAATGCGATATCGATGTTTATACGTTATACGACATACGTTCGCAATATGGTCTAGAGCGGATCATAATTGTATATACCTGTATATGGATTTCCCGAACTAATTTCTTGGgttcataaaaatgttattcTGTTTATCAAATTTCGAAGAATTTTATATGCCATTTAGTTCGATCCGGCCGAAGTGAATgtgtttcaacttgtttttattaaatttatttgaaaaataaaaatcgtgTGTTCTATGGTTCACTTTTTCGTTCACTCCTTGAATCAACTTTTGTTATCACGTGAATGAAATGTGAATATTTTCATCATTAGTCTTCTTAAATAAAACTAACAGAGACTACTTGATATCAAATTATTTGTAAGGGAAATGTGAAAGTAAAATCCAGAGCAAACCCCAAAAAAGTTTAgtatttgtattaaaaataagTTGCGCGTTCTTAAACTAGTCAAGTGAGTCTGTTTAAAAAATACGCTAACATTCTAAACtaatttaacctaacctacataaaaaataacaagtaaaaacgagctAAATGCTGAATCGTTGGTACCCACCATCGTAGTTTCTGAATAAAAAATTTGCGATAATTAACTCTGTTTATATTTAAACTATTTTAAGAATATAAAATCGGGCTATCGGCACGACAAATAGCCTGAAAAATACACATTTCTTCGGAAATTTACGAGTGCTTGGGCTTACATTGGGAATACCTACAAAAATTGATGTTAGCCTACCAACCTACTATGagaaaaaaacctaaaaaaattgatgagaacctaccaaaaacggcaacaatgAGTATTACGATCGTAGGGTTTTTTTATAGGATACTATGCGATCCAAGTAAAaggtttttcgatattttttgctTACCTCTGTTTTACCATGATCAATCTTTTTTGCTGCTTGACCGGGAATCCATGAAGGATCCATTGTAACATTATCAACATAAATTACGTCTTCATCGGCTTGTATTTGTTCCTCTCGAACCTTTGAATTAAGCAATTCTGAagcttttctcaaaaaaataacattatcatcatcatcagcctcAATAGTTTCAACGTCAACAATGATATCAGAATCAGAGTCGGATTCCTTGGCATTGGATGATATAGCTTCGAAAGCTGGTTGTGGCATTAATAAATTTCTGTGAGACATTAAATTAATTGTGTtgccgttcgtatgtggaacaGTTACTACATTTTCTGTGAcagaatttattgcaaaatcatCTTTGGTAATAAATTCTGCTAAATCAAAAGTATTTGCATCGATGTTTAAGCCCAAACCGTCGACATCTGAATTTATTGTGTTTGTGCTTATGGTACGATTCTTGTGATACGATTTTGGTAGTATGTTCATAACTAAATCGTCCGGAGGAACTAAAGATGCCTTTATATCTAAAATCGATGCATtagaatttaattcaatttgtgatttatttgttaaatttttgctatttatattgtcctcatcatcatcatcatcatagtcGCTTGTATGTGATTCGTAGTCACCAATAGAAGAACTGTCCGTTCTTGTACGAAAAGTTAAATTACTGCTTTGGCTTTGGCGATCTAATTCTATAAGACCACTATACACTCCACTGTCACCAATATCTTCCTCACTGTCAGTGTCAAAGCCATCAGCATTTGGATCAACGGTTACTACTTCTATGGCTCCACCAGCTGTTATATGACGACCAGCAAAGTCCTCATaattaaactaaaaatattaaataatttttataagaatACTTAAAATGTTTATCGTGTTTCGGAAACTGACCACATTTTTACTATGCTGCAAAGTAATTGCCGTCGAGGCTGCATCATCTTTGCAAAAGTCATCTGTTGGCGCAAtcggtaatatgccatgtaatgTCTCTGTTAGTTGCATACCCATTGTACTGCAATTCAAaattaatcaaaataaaattaaatttcatttgtgTACACCTATTTTCTGCATTAACTTACTCGCTTCCACTGGACCAAAATTCTGCATCGTTGTCGTATTTTGAATAGTTTCCATCAAACGGATCATCATAAACAACATTTAAAAGTCTTGAGTCCATAATATGACACAATTGTAAATTATGACGGCCAAATCAGAAAGTGTACCttgtaaaagaaaaatttgtttcaaaCTTTTATTAAAGGTTAGGGCTTgtccaaatatttttaaattttctggaataaagatgaaatttagtttgaataataaaagaatttatttaaagaaagaatgaatgaatgaacttttAGGATATTTCGAACAGACTGAATTGATTTCATACTATGATTGAAAAAACCACTTCAACTCCCCTTCTCAATCATATAATCTAATCAAATTGCATAGATTTTTAAATAAGATATTATTTAACGATTTAATTAATTCTTGATAACTCTACGATCTTGAAGAATTCCCCTGATCCACACTGCTTCTGAGGCTGCTGAACTGAGAGCAATGTATTCCGCCTCGCTGGAAGATGTTGCAACGGTCTATTGCTTTTTACTGGAACAGGATACAGTACAgccaaatattttgaaaatatatcc
This Stomoxys calcitrans chromosome 2, idStoCalc2.1, whole genome shotgun sequence DNA region includes the following protein-coding sequences:
- the LOC106094035 gene encoding uncharacterized protein LOC106094035 yields the protein MDSRLLNVVYDDPFDGNYSKYDNDAEFWSSGSDTMGMQLTETLHGILPIAPTDDFCKDDAASTAITLQHSKNVFNYEDFAGRHITAGGAIEVVTVDPNADGFDTDSEEDIGDSGVYSGLIELDRQSQSSNLTFRTRTDSSSIGDYESHTSDYDDDDDEDNINSKNLTNKSQIELNSNASILDIKASLVPPDDLVMNILPKSYHKNRTISTNTINSDVDGLGLNIDANTFDLAEFITKDDFAINSVTENVVTVPHTNGNTINLMSHRNLLMPQPAFEAISSNAKESDSDSDIIVDVETIEADDDDNVIFLRKASELLNSKVREEQIQADEDVIYVDNVTMDPSWIPGQAAKKIDHGKTEERQTTINKQNLVRNITFVPNKKQCDLLKGKFSKCKTNVVQKTTKNSKTIKPNESVIERKTGIGMGGKNLALLRHDSLNISEHSSEENSTYRKIQINTEKKLSPISPSIQSIKWNGETPAQKAAHAVKRKLNLEEYKKRRGDVPTAIMQDNIALESNKIAKLEQKSTSSISCNVKSVSNNLTNVTVKHSDEVISVVKSLKEEKNNPQKTVVDPITEAKNKVLRMQELKKAQQMRIIDSTISAKVPKVTKLLPLREIVKDSPYLNEGVNLNLSIHSSKSHPDYEEIIIISASCNTEISIPPTSNPCSQTVNNATRSLLKSSALLCTISNTFQKVKANENRTISTNSLIASIQDVVVKKTLPVENKDDSNVLLTPEHHGEDKIIMHLRKDRIRKQTCTISVQTDLQPEFPPLPLPKNAMQHKSRERMRRQRKKQYRKRKEVVSSSSEYSAGELSDQSIGSSILHSRDNSSSSSLERMRTYDSAIGTGGYSSRSSRKHRSSISSSYSDSIDHKSRGRRQRRTSYKQRSSRKMSPGFAHSSSSYTSDSDRSRSPAYRRSRSRSNSQTIRLRRSSYRPNKNYIDRNVSQPAVEERRIVYVGRLEQETSKDVLRRKFIQYGTIKQISIHYKDTGMKYGFVTFERSNDAFNAIDNSTRDPQISMYDVSFGGRRAFCRASYADLDNAGINTYQSFVFPQQQQQPKEEDSFEALLMKMKAKLNANKSITSTTASPTSSSCSSVNTITNSSDKI